One part of the Sorangiineae bacterium MSr11954 genome encodes these proteins:
- a CDS encoding ABC transporter substrate-binding protein — protein sequence MKTRTSLFRAGGLLLLAIVGPALALDTTACSKESVPPSSQEPIKIGFSVALSGGYSGTGTGLLQGAQVAVDLVNARGGVLGRPIQLLVEDDQSSNPTIDQSRRLTQVIKGFVDQKVAAILGPGATVQVRTAADITFPRDPSTRQLVKGATPTLLITPWATSPTLTNDWNPWPERYLYRTPPSDKYQRAALYKRMKDPIPTGGDSGPGEPPCKQQPFLVYANDALGSTYEQYFSAQPGADAKYKVAVPTDDKGDGNYTEVIAAYRAAPPPAPDCVALVTYAEVSGNVVRQFRQAVPAINPMPKFFGTDAIFDPGFVTTVRNNAWVEGISGVEPDTAPLTNDYQDFKNIFQAQTATSGGALVEPPPYSSNAFDAVILLAFAIQKAETATDPKKIRDAMVEVSRGYPADLTEPPAELGAKLVSPRNIDLGFATLANKTAINYEGASGKVNFDRNGDVVAGYVKWFIKDGQFQLQDGAGSRYTAEELERAQPK from the coding sequence ATGAAGACCCGCACATCTCTTTTCCGCGCGGGCGGATTGCTCCTGCTCGCCATCGTCGGACCCGCGCTCGCCCTCGACACCACGGCATGCTCGAAGGAGTCCGTGCCGCCCTCCAGCCAAGAGCCGATCAAGATCGGATTCTCCGTCGCGCTCTCCGGCGGTTACTCGGGGACCGGCACGGGCCTTCTGCAAGGCGCGCAGGTCGCCGTCGACCTGGTGAACGCGCGCGGCGGCGTCCTGGGGAGGCCCATCCAGCTGCTCGTCGAGGACGATCAGAGCAGCAACCCGACCATCGATCAATCGCGCCGCCTCACCCAGGTGATCAAGGGGTTCGTCGATCAAAAGGTCGCGGCCATCCTGGGGCCTGGCGCCACGGTGCAGGTGCGGACCGCGGCCGACATCACATTTCCGCGCGATCCCAGCACGCGGCAGCTCGTCAAGGGCGCGACGCCCACCCTGTTGATCACGCCGTGGGCCACCTCGCCGACCTTGACCAACGATTGGAACCCCTGGCCGGAGCGCTACCTCTATCGGACGCCTCCTTCGGACAAGTACCAGCGGGCCGCGCTCTACAAGCGCATGAAGGATCCGATTCCGACGGGCGGAGATTCGGGCCCGGGCGAGCCGCCGTGCAAGCAGCAGCCCTTCTTGGTGTACGCCAACGATGCGCTGGGCTCCACCTACGAGCAATACTTCAGCGCGCAGCCGGGCGCGGACGCCAAGTACAAGGTAGCCGTGCCCACCGATGACAAGGGCGACGGCAACTACACGGAGGTCATCGCGGCCTACCGAGCCGCCCCTCCCCCGGCGCCGGACTGCGTGGCCTTGGTGACGTACGCCGAGGTCTCCGGCAATGTCGTTCGTCAATTCCGCCAGGCGGTGCCGGCCATCAACCCCATGCCGAAATTCTTCGGCACCGACGCCATCTTCGACCCGGGCTTCGTGACCACCGTGCGAAACAACGCGTGGGTCGAGGGGATCTCGGGGGTGGAGCCGGACACCGCGCCGCTCACCAACGACTACCAAGATTTCAAGAACATCTTCCAAGCCCAAACGGCGACCAGCGGCGGGGCCTTGGTCGAGCCGCCGCCCTACTCCTCCAACGCCTTCGACGCGGTGATCCTCCTGGCGTTTGCCATCCAGAAAGCCGAAACGGCGACCGATCCCAAGAAGATCCGCGATGCGATGGTGGAGGTCTCGCGCGGCTACCCGGCGGACCTCACGGAGCCGCCCGCGGAGCTGGGCGCCAAGCTCGTGTCCCCTCGGAACATCGACCTCGGGTTCGCGACCCTGGCCAACAAGACCGCCATCAACTACGAGGGCGCCTCCGGCAAGGTCAACTTCGACAGGAACGGCGACGTCGTCGCCGGTTATGTCAAGTGGTTCATCAAGGACGGGCAGTTCCAGCTCCAGGATGGCGCGGGCTCGCGGTACACCGCCGAGGAGCTCGAGAGGGCGCAGCCGAAGTAA
- a CDS encoding MFS transporter has translation MSDTGWRLRAIFGGSIGNLVEWYDWYAYSAFSLYFAPAFFPKGSQTAQLLNTAAIFAVGFLMRPLGGWVFGRYADRVGRKAALTSSVMLMSFGSLMIALTPAYATIGFVAPAVLVIARLLQGLSVGGEYGTSATYLSEVATRDRRGFYSSFQYVTLVGGHLAALGVQIILQRFVLTPAQLAQWGWRIPFVIGAILAMVALYLRRSLEETEAFASATKKQATKAERGTLGELLRHPKALATVVGLTLGGTVAFYTYTTYMKNFLVNSVGMAKDTASLLAFVSLFLYMLMQPLFGFISDRIGRRPLLLGFGVCGTLGTVPLLTALSETKSPWTAFALMMIALVIVTGYTSINAIVKAELFPTEVRALGVGLPYGLTVAIFGGTAEYAGLWFKDKGHEPYFYWYVSGCIFISLIAYLLMPDTKETSLLDKEERAR, from the coding sequence GTGAGTGACACCGGTTGGCGCCTGCGCGCGATCTTCGGCGGATCGATCGGCAACCTCGTCGAGTGGTACGACTGGTACGCGTACTCGGCGTTCTCCCTCTACTTTGCGCCGGCGTTCTTCCCGAAGGGGAGCCAGACCGCGCAGCTCTTGAACACGGCGGCCATCTTCGCCGTCGGCTTTTTGATGCGACCGTTGGGCGGCTGGGTGTTCGGCCGCTACGCCGACCGGGTGGGGCGCAAGGCCGCGCTCACGTCATCGGTCATGCTCATGTCGTTCGGATCGCTCATGATCGCGCTCACCCCGGCCTACGCTACCATTGGCTTCGTCGCGCCCGCGGTCTTGGTCATCGCGCGCCTCTTGCAAGGTCTGAGCGTGGGCGGCGAGTACGGCACGTCGGCCACGTACTTGAGCGAGGTCGCCACCCGCGATCGGCGCGGCTTTTACTCCAGCTTTCAATACGTCACCTTGGTGGGCGGGCACCTCGCCGCGCTGGGTGTGCAAATCATTCTGCAGCGCTTCGTGCTCACACCCGCCCAGCTCGCGCAGTGGGGATGGCGCATCCCCTTCGTCATCGGGGCGATCCTGGCGATGGTGGCGCTCTACCTGCGGCGAAGCTTGGAGGAGACGGAGGCCTTCGCCAGCGCCACGAAGAAGCAAGCGACGAAGGCCGAGCGCGGAACCTTGGGCGAGCTTCTGCGCCACCCCAAGGCGCTCGCCACCGTGGTGGGTTTGACCCTGGGCGGCACCGTCGCCTTCTACACGTACACCACGTACATGAAGAACTTCCTGGTGAACTCGGTGGGCATGGCCAAGGACACCGCCTCGCTCCTCGCGTTCGTCTCGCTCTTTCTCTACATGCTCATGCAGCCGCTCTTCGGCTTCATCTCGGATCGCATCGGCCGCCGCCCGCTGCTCCTCGGCTTCGGCGTGTGCGGCACCCTGGGGACGGTGCCGCTGCTCACCGCATTGAGCGAGACCAAGAGCCCGTGGACGGCGTTCGCCTTGATGATGATCGCCTTGGTCATCGTCACCGGCTACACCTCGATCAACGCCATCGTGAAGGCCGAGCTGTTCCCCACCGAGGTGCGCGCGCTCGGCGTGGGGCTGCCGTACGGGCTCACGGTGGCCATCTTCGGCGGCACGGCCGAGTACGCGGGCCTTTGGTTCAAGGACAAAGGCCACGAGCCGTATTTCTATTGGTACGTCAGCGGGTGCATCTTCATCTCGCTCATCGCGTATCTGCTCATGCCCGATACGAAAGAGACCTCGCTGCTCGACAAGGAAGAGCGCGCGCGGTGA
- a CDS encoding SOS response-associated peptidase, producing the protein MCGRGDVDYSAKKIREAFANLGELEVHFELAAPRHNVSPTDPVPVVRREGAHLTLDAVPWGVRDPKSNAKRPVTLVRAESVEHGSLASRARGLVVFSKFYEWQGEKGQKRRPYAVAALDRRLLALAALCKRTVTDQGEVLESCTIITQPALGPLVEIHDRMPVLVPPAHFGTWLDPEAKTDAALTLVRAEAPQLADALEPFPEDPYVLAHGPRVTKSNPQRTLF; encoded by the coding sequence ATGTGCGGACGCGGCGATGTCGATTACAGCGCAAAGAAAATCCGAGAGGCGTTTGCCAACCTGGGCGAGCTCGAGGTTCACTTCGAGCTCGCCGCCCCGCGGCACAATGTCTCGCCCACCGACCCCGTCCCCGTCGTTCGCCGCGAGGGCGCGCACCTCACGTTGGACGCGGTGCCGTGGGGTGTGCGCGATCCCAAGTCCAACGCCAAGCGCCCCGTGACCTTGGTGCGCGCGGAGTCGGTGGAGCATGGCTCGCTGGCCAGCCGCGCGCGCGGCCTCGTCGTCTTCAGTAAATTCTACGAGTGGCAAGGCGAGAAAGGCCAGAAGCGCAGACCGTACGCGGTGGCGGCCCTCGATCGCCGCCTCCTCGCCCTGGCCGCGCTCTGCAAACGCACGGTCACCGACCAAGGCGAGGTGCTCGAGAGCTGCACCATCATCACGCAGCCCGCCCTCGGCCCGCTCGTCGAAATCCACGACCGCATGCCGGTCCTCGTCCCGCCCGCCCACTTCGGCACCTGGCTCGATCCCGAAGCGAAGACCGACGCCGCGCTCACCCTCGTGCGCGCCGAAGCACCCCAGCTCGCCGACGCCTTGGAGCCGTTCCCCGAAGACCCGTACGTCCTCGCGCACGGCCCGCGCGTCACGAAGTCGAACCCGCAGCGCACCTTGTTCTGA
- a CDS encoding zinc-ribbon domain-containing protein yields the protein MKPPISKFPKLVREWHPTRNGELTPGDVSAGSERRIWWRCSKDGAHEWQAVPIIRAKGSGCPYCSGRRATAQENVAALFPEVARQWHPSKNGALKPQDVRPASTKRVWWRCAAGRDHEWEATVASRCKQGTRCPFCAGRRLSETNTLARCAPKIARQWHPTKNGRLTPASQIATAWQLRWWQCPKGSDHMWRDHVYSRVEQNAGCPFCYGRRVSTTNSLAHTAPEIARLWHPTKNGRLTPHRVTWGSGRRVWWKCPEGIDHEWQCAIANRSAGTECPFCMNKRVSVTNSLETLDPQMAGEWHPSKNGKLTPRDVTCGSGKVVWWRCERGHSWRTRIAHRTGVGSGCPTCEFMSRRGRPPTTRRRLARSVRLPSYP from the coding sequence GTGAAACCGCCGATCTCGAAGTTTCCGAAGCTGGTTCGCGAATGGCATCCAACTCGAAACGGCGAGCTCACGCCCGGGGACGTGAGCGCCGGCTCCGAGCGCCGCATTTGGTGGCGCTGTTCGAAGGACGGAGCGCACGAGTGGCAGGCGGTCCCCATCATCCGCGCCAAGGGCAGCGGCTGTCCCTACTGCTCCGGGAGGCGCGCCACCGCCCAGGAAAATGTCGCCGCGTTGTTCCCCGAGGTGGCGCGCCAGTGGCACCCCTCGAAAAATGGCGCGTTGAAGCCGCAGGACGTGCGCCCCGCGTCCACCAAGCGCGTATGGTGGCGATGCGCCGCGGGCCGCGATCACGAGTGGGAGGCGACGGTCGCGTCGCGCTGCAAGCAGGGCACGCGCTGTCCCTTTTGCGCGGGCCGCCGCCTCTCGGAGACCAACACGCTCGCGCGCTGCGCCCCCAAAATCGCCAGGCAGTGGCACCCCACCAAAAATGGCCGGCTCACCCCCGCGTCGCAGATCGCCACCGCCTGGCAGCTGCGATGGTGGCAGTGTCCCAAGGGCTCCGATCACATGTGGCGCGATCACGTCTACAGCCGGGTCGAGCAAAACGCGGGCTGTCCCTTCTGCTACGGGCGGCGCGTCTCCACCACCAACTCGCTCGCCCACACCGCCCCGGAGATCGCGCGCCTCTGGCACCCCACCAAGAACGGCCGCCTCACGCCCCACCGCGTGACCTGGGGCTCGGGCCGGCGCGTTTGGTGGAAGTGTCCGGAGGGCATCGATCACGAGTGGCAGTGTGCGATCGCCAATCGCTCCGCCGGCACCGAGTGTCCCTTCTGCATGAACAAGCGCGTCTCGGTGACCAACTCCCTCGAGACGCTCGATCCTCAAATGGCAGGGGAGTGGCACCCCAGCAAAAACGGCAAGCTCACCCCCCGCGACGTGACCTGCGGCTCCGGCAAGGTCGTCTGGTGGCGCTGCGAGCGCGGCCACTCCTGGCGCACGCGCATCGCGCACCGCACCGGCGTGGGCAGCGGCTGTCCCACCTGCGAATTCATGAGTCGCCGAGGGCGACCCCCCACCACCCGGCGCCGCCTCGCGCGCTCCGTTCGGCTGCCCAGCTACCCCTAG
- a CDS encoding heavy metal translocating P-type ATPase, with the protein MHEPPEPAHRHEPSAPAHRHEPSAPAHRHEPEPAGGSCCHGESKGTARKSEPAHRHEPSAPAHRHEPEPAGGSCCHGESKGTARKSEPAHRHEPSAPAHRHEPSAPAHRHEPEPAGGSCCHGKHQAEERKHEHGDSHRGGHGGTREDGGHCHGHGGTHAHGHQHHQHHHQGHAHAGHHRPAPPIPAGSNVEYTCPMHPEVVQIGPGSCPKCGMALEPTMVQLDADGGEDPEWRDMRRRLVVAALGALPVFLIGMSDLIPGEPLQHAVPSSVLAWIQLVLAAPVVLWGGWPFFQRAWASVVHRSLNMFTLIALGTGTAFVYSVIATLAPGAFPESMRTHHGVPVYFEAASVIVALVLLGQVLELGARSRTGQAIRALLELAPKTARKITDHGEVDVPLEHVHPGDRLRVRPGEKAPVDGVCREGSSHIDESMVTGEPVPVPKRPGDRVVGGTVNTTGSLVIEAEHVGRDTLLARIVQMVGEAQRTRTRIQRIADVTASYFVPAVIAAAIAAFAAWMAFGPEPRFTHALLAAVAVLIIACPCALGLATPMSIMVGTGRGATAGVLFKNAEALELLSKVDTVVVDKTGTLTEGKPRVTQIVTLGSIDEATLVALAAALEQASEHPLAASIVHEARARKVSIPTASDFASKTGRGVVGTASGHRVAVGNRALLEELGADVSELAARAKSLGAQGETVVFVAIDDKAAGLLVIADPIKESARGAVAALRQKGLHVVMLTGDTRATAEAVARSVGIEDIDAEVLPEQKEAHVRKLKDAGRVVAMAGDGINDAPALARADVGIAMGTGTDVAMESAGITLVRGDLGGIVKARALSEATMANIRQNLFFAFLYNVLGIPIAAGLLYPALGLLLSPMLASLAMTFSSVSVIANALRLRRVSL; encoded by the coding sequence ATGCACGAACCTCCGGAGCCCGCGCACCGGCACGAGCCGTCCGCGCCCGCGCACCGGCACGAGCCGTCCGCGCCTGCGCACCGGCACGAGCCGGAGCCCGCAGGTGGATCGTGTTGCCACGGCGAGTCGAAGGGGACCGCGCGCAAGTCGGAGCCCGCGCACCGGCACGAGCCGTCCGCGCCTGCGCACCGGCACGAGCCGGAGCCCGCAGGTGGATCGTGTTGCCACGGCGAGTCGAAGGGGACCGCGCGCAAGTCGGAGCCTGCACACCGGCACGAGCCGTCCGCGCCCGCGCACCGGCACGAGCCGTCCGCGCCTGCGCACCGGCACGAGCCGGAGCCCGCAGGTGGATCGTGTTGCCATGGAAAGCACCAAGCCGAGGAACGCAAGCACGAGCACGGCGACAGCCATCGCGGCGGTCACGGCGGAACGCGCGAGGATGGCGGCCATTGCCATGGTCACGGCGGAACGCATGCGCACGGTCACCAGCACCACCAGCACCACCACCAAGGCCACGCGCACGCCGGACACCACCGCCCCGCGCCACCGATCCCCGCGGGATCGAACGTCGAATACACGTGCCCGATGCACCCCGAAGTGGTGCAGATCGGCCCCGGATCGTGCCCCAAGTGCGGCATGGCGCTGGAGCCGACGATGGTGCAGCTCGACGCGGATGGCGGCGAAGACCCCGAGTGGCGCGACATGCGACGGAGGCTCGTCGTGGCGGCGCTCGGCGCGCTCCCCGTTTTTCTCATTGGCATGTCGGATCTCATCCCGGGTGAGCCCCTGCAGCACGCCGTGCCGTCGTCGGTGCTGGCGTGGATTCAGCTGGTGCTCGCCGCGCCGGTGGTGCTCTGGGGCGGCTGGCCCTTCTTCCAGCGCGCATGGGCCTCGGTGGTTCATCGCAGCTTGAACATGTTCACGTTGATCGCGCTGGGTACGGGCACCGCCTTCGTCTATAGCGTCATCGCCACCCTCGCGCCGGGCGCCTTTCCGGAGTCCATGCGCACCCACCACGGCGTGCCGGTTTACTTCGAGGCCGCCTCCGTCATCGTCGCCCTGGTCCTGCTCGGACAGGTCCTCGAGCTCGGAGCACGCAGCCGCACCGGCCAAGCCATCCGCGCGCTCCTCGAGCTCGCGCCCAAGACGGCGCGCAAAATCACCGACCATGGTGAGGTCGACGTACCGCTCGAGCACGTCCACCCGGGCGATCGCCTGCGCGTACGCCCGGGCGAAAAGGCGCCCGTCGACGGCGTTTGCCGCGAAGGAAGCAGCCATATCGACGAGTCGATGGTGACCGGCGAACCCGTCCCCGTACCCAAGCGCCCCGGCGATCGCGTGGTGGGCGGCACGGTCAATACCACGGGCAGCCTGGTCATCGAGGCCGAGCACGTCGGGCGTGACACCCTGCTCGCCCGCATCGTGCAGATGGTCGGCGAAGCCCAGCGCACCCGCACCCGCATCCAGCGCATCGCCGACGTCACCGCGTCCTACTTCGTTCCCGCCGTGATCGCGGCCGCCATCGCAGCCTTTGCCGCGTGGATGGCGTTCGGCCCCGAGCCGCGCTTCACGCACGCGCTCCTGGCGGCCGTCGCCGTCTTGATCATCGCGTGCCCCTGCGCGCTCGGACTCGCCACCCCCATGTCCATCATGGTGGGCACCGGCCGCGGCGCCACCGCCGGTGTTCTCTTCAAGAACGCCGAGGCGCTCGAGCTCCTGAGCAAGGTCGACACGGTCGTCGTCGACAAGACAGGCACCCTCACCGAGGGAAAGCCCCGGGTCACCCAGATCGTGACCCTCGGCAGCATCGACGAGGCGACGTTGGTGGCGCTGGCCGCCGCGCTGGAGCAGGCGAGCGAGCACCCCTTGGCCGCGTCCATCGTCCACGAAGCTCGAGCGCGCAAGGTGTCCATTCCGACCGCATCGGACTTTGCGTCCAAGACGGGCAGGGGGGTGGTGGGAACCGCCTCCGGCCATCGGGTGGCCGTGGGCAATCGGGCGCTCCTCGAGGAGCTTGGCGCGGATGTCTCCGAGTTGGCCGCGCGCGCCAAATCCCTAGGCGCCCAGGGGGAGACCGTGGTCTTCGTGGCCATCGACGACAAGGCCGCGGGACTCTTGGTCATTGCGGATCCCATCAAAGAGTCGGCGCGCGGTGCCGTGGCCGCATTGCGCCAAAAAGGGCTCCACGTTGTCATGCTGACAGGCGATACGCGTGCGACGGCCGAAGCGGTGGCGCGATCTGTCGGTATCGAAGACATCGACGCCGAGGTGTTGCCCGAGCAAAAGGAGGCCCACGTCCGAAAGCTCAAAGACGCGGGACGGGTGGTGGCCATGGCCGGCGATGGCATCAACGACGCCCCGGCGCTGGCCCGCGCCGATGTGGGCATCGCCATGGGGACGGGCACCGACGTGGCCATGGAGAGCGCCGGCATCACCCTGGTTCGCGGGGATCTGGGCGGTATCGTCAAGGCGCGGGCCTTGAGTGAGGCCACCATGGCCAATATTCGCCAGAACCTGTTCTTTGCATTCCTCTACAACGTACTTGGCATTCCAATTGCTGCTGGACTCCTTTATCCCGCATTGGGACTTCTGCTCTCGCCCATGCTCGCGAGCTTGGCCATGACCTTCAGCTCCGTTTCCGTCATTGCGAATGCACTGCGATTGCGCCGCGTGAGTCTGTAA
- a CDS encoding sigma-70 family RNA polymerase sigma factor, translating into MSEGATAGSGEERLRTLLGERARLLAFVERRVGSRELAEEILQDAFVRGVEKASEVRADESVLAWFYRLLRNSIIDRRRRTAANTRATTALAAEHDAFGAGRLESDAERGEICSCMSELIGTLKPEYETAIRSVDLEGGTVGQLAAATGISAGNAAVRLHRARQALGQRLRSTCGACAEHACLDCGCKKNSKV; encoded by the coding sequence ATGTCGGAAGGTGCCACGGCGGGATCGGGTGAGGAGCGGCTTCGCACGTTGCTGGGTGAGCGCGCGCGCCTCCTTGCCTTCGTGGAAAGGCGGGTCGGTTCGCGCGAGCTCGCCGAAGAGATTCTTCAGGACGCCTTCGTGCGCGGCGTCGAAAAAGCCAGCGAGGTCCGCGCCGACGAGTCGGTGCTCGCCTGGTTCTACCGGCTGCTACGCAACTCCATCATCGACCGCCGCCGCCGAACCGCCGCCAACACCCGCGCCACGACCGCGCTCGCCGCCGAACACGACGCGTTCGGCGCCGGCCGTCTCGAGAGCGACGCCGAGCGCGGCGAAATCTGCTCGTGCATGTCCGAGCTGATCGGGACGCTCAAACCCGAGTACGAGACCGCCATTCGCTCGGTCGATCTGGAGGGGGGAACGGTGGGGCAGCTCGCCGCCGCAACAGGAATCAGCGCCGGAAATGCCGCCGTCCGGCTGCACCGGGCTCGTCAAGCGTTGGGACAAAGGCTGCGCAGCACCTGCGGAGCTTGCGCCGAGCATGCCTGTCTGGACTGTGGGTGCAAAAAGAACTCGAAGGTGTAA
- a CDS encoding TolC family protein, whose product MFRCLLRRIAATLVFAAAIPNLAACASTSPKPAFKEVSALVEQRTGGRRLYWNNGTLEDTEVAKAIARMLEHEMSEDVAVQIALLNNRKLLGTYEELGIAQADVVQAGLLRNPTFGASVRLGDRQGPLPTETLGVTQDFLSVLTLAARKKIANRRLEATKLRVADAVLETARNTKVAYVHAQAAEQMVAMRRTILEAAEASIELARGQHEAGNLNDFELATQEGQYEAVRLELTRAETEAIEAREELNRELGLWGKQLGWRIRGRVAEIPTSEPPLESLETLAIDQRLDLAAAKLESSALEKSLAMTRGFRWLGGLDVGLTADRHGGEGGGWDFEPNASIELPIFDQRQAVIARLEAEVRQSHFRIRAIAVDIRSEVRALRARLTLSRGVLERYQKVLVPLQERIVTLAQEQYNAMLLGVFQLLQAKQAEINAYSAFIDAARSYWVARADLERAVGGRLPPPQGHPPAPSAPSGSPAPQKPSSPQQPQSPSSHEHHHGAS is encoded by the coding sequence ATGTTTCGCTGTTTGCTTCGTCGCATCGCCGCGACCTTGGTGTTTGCGGCTGCCATTCCCAACCTCGCGGCGTGTGCCTCCACGTCGCCCAAACCCGCCTTCAAGGAGGTCTCCGCCCTGGTCGAGCAGCGCACCGGGGGAAGACGGCTCTATTGGAACAACGGCACCCTGGAGGACACGGAGGTCGCCAAGGCCATCGCCCGCATGCTCGAGCACGAGATGAGCGAGGACGTCGCCGTGCAGATCGCCCTGCTCAACAACCGAAAGCTCCTCGGCACCTACGAGGAGCTCGGCATCGCGCAAGCCGACGTGGTGCAAGCGGGCCTCTTGCGCAACCCCACCTTCGGCGCGAGCGTCCGACTCGGCGATCGGCAAGGGCCGCTGCCCACCGAAACCCTGGGCGTCACCCAGGACTTTCTGAGCGTGCTCACCCTCGCCGCCCGCAAGAAGATCGCCAATCGAAGGCTCGAGGCCACCAAGCTGCGCGTGGCCGACGCCGTCCTCGAGACCGCCCGCAACACCAAGGTGGCCTATGTCCACGCGCAAGCGGCGGAGCAAATGGTCGCCATGCGCCGCACCATTTTGGAGGCGGCCGAGGCCAGCATCGAGCTCGCGCGCGGCCAGCACGAAGCCGGGAACCTGAACGACTTCGAGCTCGCCACGCAAGAAGGTCAGTACGAAGCCGTTCGCCTGGAGCTCACGCGCGCGGAGACCGAGGCCATCGAAGCGCGCGAGGAGCTCAATCGCGAGCTGGGGCTCTGGGGCAAGCAGCTCGGGTGGCGGATCCGCGGGCGGGTCGCGGAGATCCCCACCTCCGAGCCGCCGTTGGAGTCGCTGGAGACGCTGGCCATCGATCAGCGGCTCGACCTCGCCGCCGCAAAGCTGGAGAGCTCCGCCCTCGAAAAGTCCTTGGCCATGACCCGAGGGTTTCGCTGGTTGGGCGGCCTCGACGTGGGCCTCACCGCCGATCGCCACGGCGGCGAAGGTGGGGGCTGGGACTTCGAGCCCAACGCATCCATCGAGCTGCCCATCTTCGATCAGCGCCAGGCGGTCATCGCGCGGCTGGAGGCGGAGGTGCGGCAAAGCCACTTTCGCATCCGGGCGATCGCCGTCGACATTCGCTCCGAGGTGCGGGCCCTGCGCGCGCGGCTGACATTGAGCCGCGGGGTGCTCGAGCGCTACCAGAAGGTGCTCGTTCCGCTCCAAGAGCGCATCGTGACCCTGGCGCAGGAGCAGTACAATGCGATGCTGCTCGGCGTCTTTCAGCTGCTGCAAGCCAAGCAAGCCGAGATCAACGCCTACAGCGCCTTCATCGACGCTGCGCGCAGCTACTGGGTCGCCCGCGCCGATCTGGAGCGCGCCGTCGGCGGAAGGCTCCCCCCACCGCAAGGCCATCCGCCCGCGCCTTCCGCGCCATCCGGATCCCCCGCGCCGCAGAAGCCCTCGTCACCGCAGCAACCGCAGTCCCCTTCTTCCCACGAACATCACCACGGTGCCTCATGA
- a CDS encoding copper oxidase: MISRRDILSSAALLGGAVLAAPVKRADAALPPGLSQPTATPRGPLPYTPVITPNGGSLPWIMDGNVKVFHLVAEEVKREFAPGMIVNAWGYNGLTPGPTIEAVEGDRVRIFLTNRLPERTSAHWHGIILPNGMDGVAGLLQPHIEPGETYVYEFVVRKPGTFMYHPHSDEMVQMALGMMGFFIVHPRVHERVDRDFAIMLMEWAIAPGTARPNPAVMTDFNIFTFNSRVWPGTAPLVVKKNDRVRIRLGNLSMDNHPIHIHGHNFEITGTDGGRIRESARWPETTVDVPVGTTRDIEFLADNPGDWPFHCHKSHHTMNAMSHEIPNLIGVKQGSVEQKVRKILPGYMAMGENGMGNMMDMGRPKNTLPMMAGDGPFGPIEMGGMFTVIKIREGLTDYSQDPGWYKHPEGTVAHKVDPSKVPPIAPIAMAAPASATATSSAPAAGTPAAGTPAGRASGEPPPPPRR, encoded by the coding sequence ATGATTTCCCGACGCGATATCCTCTCGAGCGCCGCCCTCCTCGGCGGCGCCGTCCTGGCTGCCCCGGTGAAACGTGCGGACGCCGCCCTTCCCCCGGGCCTCTCCCAACCGACCGCGACACCACGCGGCCCGCTCCCCTACACCCCGGTGATCACCCCCAACGGAGGATCGCTTCCGTGGATCATGGATGGGAACGTCAAAGTGTTTCACTTGGTGGCGGAGGAAGTGAAGCGCGAGTTCGCACCGGGCATGATTGTCAATGCCTGGGGCTACAACGGATTGACGCCAGGCCCAACCATCGAAGCGGTGGAGGGCGATCGGGTTCGCATCTTTCTCACCAATCGCCTCCCGGAACGGACGAGCGCGCACTGGCATGGGATCATTCTTCCCAACGGCATGGATGGTGTTGCCGGGTTGCTCCAGCCGCACATCGAACCAGGGGAGACGTATGTCTATGAGTTCGTGGTGCGAAAGCCGGGGACCTTCATGTACCACCCTCACTCCGATGAGATGGTGCAGATGGCGCTGGGCATGATGGGCTTTTTCATCGTCCACCCCCGTGTGCACGAACGTGTCGACCGCGACTTTGCGATCATGCTCATGGAGTGGGCCATTGCCCCGGGCACGGCGCGCCCCAACCCGGCGGTCATGACCGACTTCAACATTTTTACCTTCAACAGCCGCGTGTGGCCGGGGACCGCGCCCCTGGTGGTGAAGAAAAACGACCGCGTGCGCATCCGACTCGGCAATCTGAGCATGGACAATCATCCGATTCATATCCACGGCCACAATTTCGAGATCACGGGGACCGACGGCGGCCGGATCCGCGAGAGCGCACGTTGGCCCGAGACCACAGTGGACGTGCCGGTCGGGACCACCCGCGACATCGAATTCCTTGCGGACAATCCGGGCGATTGGCCCTTCCATTGTCACAAATCGCATCACACCATGAACGCCATGAGCCACGAAATTCCGAATCTGATCGGCGTGAAGCAAGGTAGCGTCGAGCAAAAGGTGCGGAAGATTCTTCCCGGCTATATGGCGATGGGCGAAAATGGAATGGGCAACATGATGGACATGGGCCGCCCCAAGAACACCTTGCCCATGATGGCAGGGGACGGTCCGTTCGGTCCGATCGAGATGGGCGGAATGTTCACCGTCATCAAGATCCGCGAGGGGCTCACCGATTACAGCCAGGATCCCGGCTGGTACAAGCACCCCGAGGGCACGGTCGCGCACAAAGTCGACCCGAGCAAGGTACCGCCGATCGCGCCAATCGCGATGGCCGCCCCGGCGTCGGCTACGGCGACGTCGAGCGCACCGGCAGCAGGTACACCGGCAGCAGGTACACCGGCTGGGCGCGCATCCGGAGAACCTCCACCTCCACCTCGCAGATGA